A window of Watersipora subatra chromosome 10, tzWatSuba1.1, whole genome shotgun sequence genomic DNA:
ataaaaataattgaattTAGATAAAATATGGAAACATATATCCTTAAGCCCAGCTAAAATTACAACCATCAACTAAGCTTATTCCTGTAAGTACTTGCTGTCACCTGCCAACACCGTGACATCCTTGCTATAGCGATttacagtagacgcttctacAATTCATACTTCTTTTAACATGAATTGCAggtaacgtaaagaatttatgtgaagtttttactTCGTACTACATAAATTTGtttatataacgtaaagtgtcaaattgggcgagttctcaaatttgatttaaataGTTACCTATCTCGTCACACTTGCGAAAGAACAAACGGTGTGcgtatagcattatatctattatatatagcctacaacTTTCATGACATTGTAGGTTATCGTGAGCAATGGTCAGAAAAAATGTGTGAAAAAAACAGAGAATAGAGAATAGGtgcacaattgttcataaatacttaaaggcaATCAATTGGCGCAGGTAATACAGCGCCGGTTCACAAATAGGAATGTCACGAGTCGGAGTATCgtcgaaaaattatttttatcttaaccttgaccCTTCGATAAAATAGACGAAGAACAGGTAGTACTGCTCTTTtacagtaaaaacattttttattttgcttcattgtagacgtataaaatatgtttgttattagttttactttacaGAATAGACTGCTGTTTAGAAAatataagcaaatcgttgtaaatgaacgtcgagaATGTGCAGtccccatcaacttgttgtaaaattaccgcaatcatagtctttaaaaccagtgagattgatcataaaaaggagaccAGTTGTCGACGCAAACTAATagtactgcagttacggtacatcTCACAAATTACGAAATTATGTCTAGTTTTTCTTTTCTGTATGGCCAAAGggatgagtttgaaaagatctcggaatgaattaggcaatttacatgtattttactgttcgtataacataaaatccttataacataaacgtttCTGGAgcggattatttatgttgtaggggCGCCGACTGTATACAAATACCGTGCTAATCATGCCAGCATGCTCAGCAGCCATTTTATGTTTGTTTACGAGTTCTTGGCTGCATAATTGTAGCTTTCTTTAAAAAGTTAGCATTCACCTGGAGTGATTTCTTGGTTGAGTCCGAGACAATAGCAAGCACTCTCATTGATTGAGTAGATATGTGACAGTGTCTGGTGAGTGGTGAGTCATAGTGATTACTAAGTCTAGATAAATGGCTAATGAGCGGTGAATACTGAAGGGAAGCAAGCTGAAACCAATTATAATCTGGGGCAAACTCACGGATCTTATCTTGCTGCCTCTGACTACTTGCAGTACGCTGATCAGAAGCACTGGCTCTGGTTTATTGCGGATGCTTTGGTCATTATTCTCTTTATCTCTTCCTTCTACCTAAAAGAGTGGAGACTACAACGAGTTGCTGTGAAACATAAGGAAGAAAGTGGATTCGCTAAAGGTAAATTCTTACGACAATGAAAGTTTTGAAGGAAATTCTCACGACAATGACAGTTTGTTGTCATGTGTGTGCCTGATAGAGGGAAATTGACTTGTCATCATTATTGAGTTAAAATTGAAACATTTGTTGACTGAATGGTGTTCgaagaaattttatttactggCAGCAGTGTATATAGTAACAGACCCGCTGCCATTTAATATGATATGCCAGGCTAAATTTTACTGTTGAGCATAACCCCTGGTTTTAATTCTATCAGAAAATGCAAAGCCAGGCAAAATAATGAAACTGCAACCAATCGGCCTCTATGAGTCAGGGTTTGTGAAATACTGTTACAAGGGTTTAAATATTTGATTATAGCTTACGTTTCTACAGAAAATTTAGTATTAAAGAATttctaaaaacatgttttttggTTCTTCTAAATAATAAATTCTATTCTCAATGCTAATGTATACAGTAGCTTCAATAAAAGCTGTATGTTGAAACATGTATGTTGGGTGACAAACTAAAGCCCTAGGTTTTTAAAGCATATAGCCCTGTTCTTTGATGTTGATTTCATATGACAAATGCAAGTTtccaatgaattttttttatataatccTTTAACAGTAAGGTATCTCTAAAAACACCCTGTACCAAACTATATTAGCCCAGTGTAAAAACAACTATATGAGCATGAAGGGAAGTGttgaaatttttgtttgctATATGAACACCAACATGAACCGCTAAAAATCTATGTTTTTCAAGGTTAAACAACTTGAAGGAACGCATTTGAAGTGACAATTATTCACTGTAGACagcatgtttttatttactgtAGGCAGTATGTAGGTATTTACTGTAGGCAGCATGTGGGCATTTACTGTAGGCAACATGTGGGTTTTTACTGCTGCCACCACTGCTGCCGCCACTGATACTCTCTGTGTCTGTATGCAGGTTTACCATTCGCCTCTCTCGCCTGGCTTGTATACGGAGCAACACTCGGTGCAAGAGTGTCTGTTATATTTCTCCATGACCTTGAACAAGAGCTAGAAATCATAGACTTAAAAACTGCCATATGGTAGGTTATGTGCTGCTCTCATCTAAGCTGTACATTTTATCAATATGCTGCCAAAAATACTTAAAAGGACTATAGTTATGTAAATATTTAAGTTTAACTCTTTCGGTActgaattaaattttttatcgggacataattaaatatacattaaaacctaatatttgacaaaggtgcatataaattgtcataacttttgaaccacagaagtataaaaatattttgatacataATTAAACAGCATAAAGTTTTATATCAGCTGATGCCATGAAAATGTCACACATGTGTTGGAGAATGAGCTCTGACTCTTTTCAGCCATTTTTACCCCTACcatggacatgtctgagtcagACAgcttatcaatattattacatctTACAGCATTCCTAGtactaaatataaatcaatCACTCTTAGTAGCAATATTGTTCAATAGATAATCACTCAAATTCCATTTATCTAAAATTAATGAAACATCAGCAATTGTCATGACTGACATGACTGGTTTCTAGTAAGAAGCTCTGATGAAAAAATGTATGTTGAAGCGAAACTACACTCATTACTGGCTGCACAACACTGGTAGATGATTGGTTCATTTTGTGTAAGTACAGGTACAATAGGCTGATTAATTAGCTACCCACCaatcagaaacattttgtatgAAGATTACTAAAGCCTAACCATGTGGCTTTTTGCCATAAGCCAACTCTGTACCGAGCCGCGCTACTTGTCTCGTGGTACAGAGTgagttataatatttatatttttatagcacTCTACTGAAGTATTAGGTGgaaatgtaataaaatgcaTTTGAAACCTTAAAATCTCGATCGAGTCTAAATTCTGACCCCTATAGCCCTATATCCTGACCCTCATCTTCTGCAGAAGTAATGTTTTTTTAGTGTAATCTGTCAGGCATCAAACGAAGGTTTTGCGATAAAATCATAATGTTGAATGATTTTGGCAGGTTTCATTTAAACAACCCTCGTTGAGAAAACAGTTGAGAGCTGTAGTTTTGAGACCACCATGTTTCCTTCCTTACTGTGTATAGATAAGTGATTACAGTCTAATGTCCATATTAAGCATTTCATGTTCTCCTAACTCAAAAGGTCCCACATGACAATGAATGGGCTACTTGAGCCAGAAAAGGGGTGCAAATTACCATAAGGGGCAAGAATACTAGTGCAGGGGTGTACCATCACtccaaatattttaattgtagTGTAGGGGTGTACCACCActcaaaataatttaatagtaGTGCTGGGTGTACCACtactcaaaatattttatttgtactgTAGGGGTGTACCATCactcaaaatattttactagtaCCGCAGGAGTGTATCACTActcaaaataatttaattgtagTACAGGAGTGTATCTCtgtttttgagtgttttaaaattagtttgctaacTGGCGTCAGTCAGACATTTAAAGAAAAGAATATACGTTTACAACAATCTGAGAGTTAAAATAAGCTAATGCAAACTCTGCCTGCTAATTAACTTTTGTCATGATAAGGTGTCagatgtttttaacaaaaactaaTTGAATATTAAATTTGAACAACTCAAGTTTTACAACTCTATGTATCACTACAGCCCTTGTTGCAATGCTTTAACATAGTCATGAGctgtaaatcaatataattTCTTGctcaaaatgtaaattttagttgtcaaatatttttaaagcattaaattggcattaccaaatcattataatagaaaaatctaaatattttgcagacaatttaaatttaaaattaggcAGTTGAATGAAAACTTATTTGGTCAGCTATAAAATACATCACTCACTATAGACTGGCTTCTGTGTAACTAAAAAAAAGGTTTCTAGCTGTAATTTGGTTTACCAGAAGTTTAGGTTGTGTTCACGTTTTGTGTCTCCAGTATCTAAAGGTCAAAGGGCAACATCATACCTCTTGACCTCCTTCAGCGCTCTAATGACTGTTACGTCATTAACTATAGCCTATTTTTTCAAAGACTctttatgtatgtttgtatgtatgtctgtatgtatgtctgtatgtatgtatgtatgtatgtatgtctgtatgtatgtctgtatgtatgtctttatgtatgtatgtctgtatgtatgtctgtatgtatgtctgtatgtatgtctttatgtatgtctgtatgtatgtctgtatgtatgtctgtatgtatgtctgtatgtatgtctgtatgtatgtctgtatgtatgtctttatgtatgtctgtatgtatgtctgtatgtatgtctgtatgtatgtctgtatgtatgtctgtatgtatgtctgtatgtatgtctcTAGACTTTTACAGTTGAGCAGTTCTCTGAGCATTCATTATTTCATCTTTATAGATGTTTTTGCCAAAGTTTTAAATCAAAAGTTTTTCTATCTTTTTTTCTCTAACCTTGAAATGAATCATTTAAATTTTAAGCGTCATATATGTTTAAAAGTTACATACAATAATCAATTTACTTTGCAGTTTGATTTAAATATAACTATCTAGGTTTATTTTCAGAGGTCTGGTAGGAATTTTCTAAATGCTGTAAACAAGCAAACAGAAAACTTCACCTAATTATATCTGGCGCCGTTTACATGTAATTCTGTTTTGAGTGAGAGCCTAGAGGGGGTCCAAGTATAGAGTATGGTAAAAAAGACAAACATAAGAAAAGTGTCTCGAAGATATCAAGTCACTCGACACACAGAATTAAAGCACAGAGGGCAAACTTTTCTCCTTGCCAAAATTGAGTAAAACTGGCCAGAAAGGTATACGGATAAGAACCGCACAACCAAGTGTACAAATGTGGGGGTCTATGCCCACTTATGGTATATCAAGTTCAGCTCAGCTCAATGAGCTTCATTTGGTTAGCTAGTTAGGTAATCTCTTGGACAGTGACTGTAATTCTAGTAGGCTTAAAACTGGCAGCAACATAAAATCGTTATCTTCATCGCTTTGTGGCCAGTTATCAAAGTTGCCTCAAAGAGTGTAAATCTACAGTAAAAATTGAAACatcatgtatattgtatattgcaCGCAGTACTTATGTTAGGTATCGATAGTTGAGGTATTTGAACTTGACACTTTAATTATTTAATCTCATTAAATCTTACATTGTGTAATATTGATTGACTATAGTTGGAAATAATTACTTTATTTGGTGaattacatttataatatatataataatataatattgttcaTAGACCAATCTAGTGTTGAGCATTAATTGTTTTATGCTCTGGAGGTTCTGACGCTTGTTACCTTTATAGCTGGTCGATGGTAAACGCATTAATTTAAACCCACATAACTGTTTGATTACTTGCTACACTCGCATCACAAGTCCATAGACATAGAGTTATCTTTGTATTTCCAAATAAATTCTTAAATATTGAAGCCATTTTTCTGCCCCAAACTTGCATAACAATAGcatttttacatagtttttcaacttttacatAGCTCTTTACGAAATATCTGTTAGGGGAATATTTGTATCCCAATCAtgtgaataaaataataaaaactatgaaGCGTAAAGTAGTGCCATTTTACTCGTGTTCTTGCATCAGTCATGCACGAGTTGCTAAATCGTTAAATACTGTTCTTCAAATCGCGTTTCACCTATTTATCAACAGAAAGAAATCGTCTGGAAAATTGTTTCTAATCAAATGCTTCTGCCTCACAGATCActcagtttgcagaaaactttttaATTATAGTTTCACTTATCTCTTCTCTTTCACGAATGTCGGCCATTCGCACGGCCATTCACTTGCTGAGTTTATTAAATCATCTTTGGTTATTCATCTGAAAAATTTCctgtaaattaaaattatatgacTGACCTTAGAAACGGAACAAGTTAGCGGCATGTTTTATATCTGGACATGTCTTGAGAGATTAACAGTAGTTAAGATGTGATTGTCTTGTGACAAGATAAGTTTCCTGCTTCGTTAACTTAACAGTGGCAGTTCTGTCAcacactgtttccatgatgcgtaTGATTGGCAAATCTGAGCAAATCTGCGAGTTAACCTCACCATGAAAACaccataaatccgcaagctaagcgagttttgcaatTTGCAAAACTTTATCAAATCCGTCATGCTTGCAAATTATAGAAACAGTACTTGCAAATGATGGGCATTAAAATACCGTGCGGCTATTCAATTTAACACATATTTAATAGTTTCGCCGTCTTTTCTCGATTGAGTTTCGCGTGTTTGCCTCACTAAAATGTGCGtcactaattattaacttatagcatacaattccttaccttttttcaactGCTAGTGCTGGAGTGGTGCTGGACATGCCGGAGTCAGTCCGCATCATGCGAACGTCCATAGAAACACATAATTCGAAACTTGCCCACAACTCCAAACCCGCATGATGCGCTTcatgcgtgtcatggaaacatagtgacatTTTAGCAGAGCTACAGGCTACCATCCATGAGGCGAGTGCTGACCTTCCCTTCTATCCCTCTCTCttactcctctctctctccctctctccctctctccctctctccctctctccctctctccctctctccctctctccctctctccctctctccctctctctttctctctctctctctctctctctcctctctcctctctctcctctctctcctctctctcctctctctccctctctctccctctctctccctctctctctctccctctctctccctctctctctccctctctctccccctctctccccctctctccccctctctccccctctctctccctctctccctctctctccctccctctccctctctctccctctctctctccctctctctctctccctttctctctccctttctctctctctctgttccTCTGTTCCTCTGCTCCTCTGCTCCTCTGTTCCTCTGTTCCTCTGTTCCTCTGTTCCTTTGTCCCTTCTCTATTGTCTCTTTTATTCTCCTTCTCTTTCTGTCACCCTTCTTTCCGGGGCACCCTTCTCTTCTCTCCCTCGCTTCTGTGTCACCATCCCCTAACTCCCTtcttttctctttctttctttctctttctcctTTATTCCCTCTCTCTCATTCCCTCTCtcttctctcactctctctccccctctttcccTCCCCCTCCCTTTTTCACTATGTACTAACCATCTATCACGAAACCTGCTCAGGTTGTATGTAAGACAATAAAGTTACAAGTTCAAGGTCACCTATATTAATCTACCCtgttctattgttattactgcaAACAGAAGTGTTGCTATGACATGCTTATAGTTTTTTGCAACTTTCCATAAACAGTGTTACACTATAAAAGTGATGTAAAAGGGCTCCAACACAATTAGCATTGAGTCTGAGCACATCAGTGCTTGTTGTGGTAAGAAATATCACCGTCAAGTCAGTGTTccagtaaaatacattgcaactGTTACAAAGAACACTTGAGGGCGTATCAACAAGTACCTAAATGCTTTGACAACAAGTAAATTCTTACTTGGTTTACCTTCATCAATTTTAAAGCGAGCCACAAATTTAGGTATTGTCCCACGATCAAACGAGCTGATGCGAAGTTTgggaatttttatgataaatgcatgtgcgcacaacttacgaaaattattcaacaatgagacgaactcttgtaataaaatttcatcaacaaatttaaccatcgttttgtagattagttaaagtataataacgatacaaaacacatataggcctatttaaatatgctacCAAGTATTTGTATATTCCCGAAaatctcttaaaacttacccatctgatccgattatacacaaatagacagatttattaggacgaaaatcgtcacaaaacgcttgaaaagctcggtttaataaaagttaagaccggaaattgaaatggcgggcaacagagaatagaacgattaagtcgtgcgcatttcgcgaaaaaataacgtgcacattttaccagtctgtggcattgtttacttgtaatcgaatttattcgaaggtttctgtaataaacgtagaccgtttgaggcgttgaCCGATTTATAGGTACGAAGTTGTgttacacagtttatcagcctatgttttttttgtccaatcaccgaaggtttcatttttttaaacgttagccaaaattctttacaacttatgtacaagctagggccgaactacaacgcccctttatgacgagaacattttttaatttgctgaagtttgcatgaaactttcagacgtgtgaatgctcatactcgctttctgttaaagatcgctattaaaaccattctacattcaacgcaaccaactttcaaactgtgtatagtacacagtagcttgccattttacttctaattttgcatttcagagctataataaacatatttctttattgttgttgaattacatacattacagtagattaggcctacagctttataacacttttataacagcttttattttgctgcagtttgcagaaatcttccagatgcgtgaacgctcataggttttctattattgctgtattactatattaacaatattggttattctaataatatcagtgcattttacttctagtattggccaatattgcatttctcctattgcaggggagagattataatagacatataatattttcctttcattattgctgcttgtcatgaccaaacactttttaaataaattttctaaaactctatataaataccacaacttttcgatattgttagctatgacgttttgaaatgtaaacaaaattgtgcattggttttctattattactatattaataatattgattattttaataatatcagtgcattttacttctaatattggccaatatttcatttctcctattgcaggggaaaatataaacatcttttcctttcattattgctgtttgttgtatataataacacccacacccagtacattacagctaccattgcagttatcctgttgcgctgcagtgccatttgactgctaatattgcatttctcaaccatcagtaccctttctttttttccaatatcactttggtcgtgggctgtatgacagtggaatttctagtttatattaTGCATTTTGTCTACCATAGATAGGAACTTTTGATTGTGAATACTTACTAAAATGACCTGAGGCCAAAATCTAAGCTCTCCTATAAATTAGATAGTACGAAGTCTTTTTCATTGTTTATGGCAGCATTCCTTTTCTCAAATGGGCAACCTCCTAGTGTTATGTCTGTTTGAGTGTGCTTCAGATGGTCATCATGTACTAGAAGTgttcaaaatgaaaataattttcgtAAGGCATGCTCAATACTGGGTGCCAATTCGATACTCTCTAGGTTCACATGTAACGAAGGCAACTAAATGCTAACTAAATGCTATATCTGGTGAAAATAAGAATTCATCTCTTAGCTGTACATGTCCTCATAAGAGACTTGCCTACCCCTGTTCACGGCAACTAATcttttgtgtgtgtttgttgTAGTGGTACTGCTATAATCTGCATATTCTTCACATGGGGACATCACCACAACCATGAGTCTTTGGCACGGCGGGCATCTATCTTGTCACTTGTCAAGCTATTTACTATAGATGTTCTTGATACTGTGGACATATTAGATGTCTTGTTTGAAACAGCTGCAGACCACAAAGTAAATTATCTTATGGCTTCATTATTTAGATTGTACTAgtagataccgtaaaacctctatttgagtgctATGGCAATGAATTTTACAACACTTTTCTTATAGTGGTGTTCTATTAAAGGCGATTTTCAGATAAAGGTGGCTTTCAAAAAGAGATTTTACATGTAAGATATCTACAAACCTTATAACTaagaagttatcttctacatgcAAACATAGGAATCGCAACCCCTATTAACTAATCACTGTCACGACTTAAGATTTGTTCTAAATTGAGCCAACAAAGGGCTTTTGTTTTTATGCCACTTGTAGCTTTGACCTGCTGCTTTGCTAAACATATTTACCATGAGGAGACAATTCTGATGCAGAGCTGCTACAGTAATTGCATCTCTCCAGTGAGCATTTTGCTAAATGATAAACCTTAATACCATTAGTTTGTGCTTGGGtcaaaaatgctaaaattcatgaataacactaaaaaaattaaaaactttaatgTTTATATAGTAAACATAACGGTGTGTTTATAAGATCTTTTGAAGTACATTTTATATGTcattatgtacattatataatacTGTTCTTCAACATCTcaatattatgttatttttgTTACTGCAGGACTTTCCGTTGGTACTAGAGGATGTCATATTGACTGTAGTAACACTCAATCTTGTCCGTCCAGCTGCTTCCTTGACCAGCCTTTTTATCGACCACTTCGGAAGCCATATCGGCTCTctaaaagtgaaaattgtaaaatcaCTTTTTGGTAAGTCATCATGCATTAGAAATGTTTGTAGGTTTGCTACCATCATTTCTACATATGAAACCTaaagaaataaaacaatttcttttcatgttttttatttatttatttgctcTTGTAAATGAgcaaataattataacaatataaatgaatataataattgaaaatcATAATTATAGGAACTATAACTGTCGATCAATGCTTTGGCGAGATGCTTCATGGAAGTGAGCAGGTCTTTCAAAAAATTACACTGAGAGGCATTTGTATGTGGTCAGGAAGTTTAAAACCTACAATTTTAAACTTTGTGATACTTCCGTCTTATTAAAGACACATCAAAACTACAAGCAAACTCATTGTGTACAGCAAGCAACGTAGTACAGGTCAGCACAGTGTTTGCATACGGCCAAGAGCCGCCTGCCGCAGCTTTAGTAAGCTTAGCAGGAATCCTTTCTGGttagtgagtagttaattaattataatattttattatatctgTATTTAACTGAGAAATAACAATCTGCTGGTTACTTTGAGCTAATAGAGCTAATGTTCACAGCCTGCTCTGGGccaaattttatttgcaaaaatgttaaaattatatGCGCAATGACCAGCTGTATCAGACGTATTGCAGTTACCAAAGCTTCCCtaattgtagatatatatttctGATAATTGTCTATTTAGTAATAAAACTACTGACGGTAGTTATGCTgtttctaataataataataacttcaGCGTGGTTCGAGTTAAAAGTGATATAACTATTACTGAGGgttacagcattattattattattattgttgtaaaagtttttcttcacagttgtgtggtggtaggtgactggttttagtccgtgttgagtccgggtctaaacaaaaggccaaaggatccaacatcttcctcaattccactaagagaggaccttcctcaaaatgtgagctgttcctaagatggccgtcttctgtatagtctcaaaagacatgttcactcccacctccgccaagtatgctatatgcctcaaTGATATTGTTCTGAgcgcaccaattactattggtatcacttcggtcttcaccttccacagtctgattatctcgaacccaagctctttgtatttaccaatcttctcatcttcctttTGTACCACCtttgtgtctccaggtattgctatgtctatgacctggcactgtttggtttctttatttattagtatcaggtctggtcttctagcttcaataaccttgtctgtctgcacattgaagttccatagcagcttcactttctcaTTCTCCAATACAACTTCTGCACCGTggttttatcattgttttgtgtggggcaactcatgtttcttgcatatgctccagtgcactgcacttgccactttgCCATGCCGCCCTTTATATTCTGTCTATGCAATTttactgcattcgc
This region includes:
- the LOC137406388 gene encoding uncharacterized protein, producing the protein MDSWFLSAVKSGPGSEKKVSEDPMRRLCLGRLRNVPAQTVCILLVVLQAFFLNIHMVSAYADQKHWLWFIADALVIILFISSFYLKEWRLQRVAVKHKEESGFAKGLPFASLAWLVYGATLGARVSVIFLHDLEQELEIIDLKTAICGTAIICIFFTWGHHHNHESLARRASILSLVKLFTIDVLDTVDILDVLFETAADHKDFPLVLEDVILTVVTLNLVRPAASLTSLFIDHFGSHIGSLKVKIVKSLFELLLLNIPLLTIRVYLAVNYDESVSVFLVKNILGICFGLVEIYDCSYEIHSSKSEGKEELTNTTQLKLENGTNGKNGTNGKNGTIGTNGTNGMNGVNRGYVMSSSETLHNGEDIEKTRL